One region of Gorilla gorilla gorilla isolate KB3781 chromosome 15, NHGRI_mGorGor1-v2.1_pri, whole genome shotgun sequence genomic DNA includes:
- the IRF9 gene encoding interferon regulatory factor 9 isoform X4, with protein MIQLRPCSGFPGNMQAWAIFKGKYKEGDTGGPAVWKTRLRCALNKSSEFKEVPERGRMDVAEPYKVYQLLPPGTVSGQPGTQKSPSKRQHSSVSSERKEEEDAMQNCTLSPSVLQDSLNNEEEGASGGAVHSDIGSSSSSSPEPQEVTDTTEAPFQGDQRSLEFLLPPEPDYSLLLTFIYNGRVVGEAQVQSLDCRLVAEPSGSESSMEQVLFPKPGPLEPTQRLLSQLERGILVASNPRGLFVQRLCPIPISWNAPQAPPGPGPHLLPSNECVELFRTAYFCRDLARYFQGLGPPPKFQVTLNFWEESHGSSHTPQNLITVKMEQAFARYLLEQTPEQQAAILSLV; from the exons GCCTGGGCAATATTTAAGGGAAAGTATAAGGAGGGGGACACAGGAGGTCCGGCTGTCTGGAAGACTCGCCTGCGCTGTGCACTCAACAAGAGTTCTGAATTTAAGGAGGTTCCTGAGAGGGGCCGCATGGATGTTGCTGAGCCCTACAAGGTGTATCAGTTGCTGCCACCAGGAACCGTCTCTG GCCAGCCAGGGACTCAGAAATCACCATCAAAGCGACAGCACAGTTCTGTGTCCtctgagaggaaggaggaagaggatgccATGCAGAACTGCACACTCAGTCCCTCTGTGCTCCAGGACTCCCTCAATAAT gaggaggagggggccagTGGGGGAGCAGTCCATTCAGACATCgggagtagcagcagcagcagccctgaGCCACAGGAAG TTACAGACACAACTGAGGCCCCCTTTCAAGGGGATCAGAGGTCCCTGGAGTTTCTGCTTCCTCCAGAGCCAG ACTACTCACTGCTGCTCACCTTCATCTACAACGGGCGCGTGGTGGGCGAGGCCCAGGTGCAAAGCCTGGATTGCCGCCTTGTGGCTGAGCCCTCAGGCTCTGAGAGCAGCATGGAGCAGGTGCTGTTCCCCAAGCCTGGCCCACTGGAGCCCACGCAGCGCCTGCTGAGCCAGCTTGAGAGGGGCATCCTAGTGGCCAGCAACCCCCGAGGCCTCTTCGTGCAGCGCCTTTGCCCCATCCCCATCTCCTGGAATGCACCCCAGGCTCCACCTGGGCCAGGCCCGCATCTGCTGCCCAGCAACGAGTGCGTGGAGCTCTTCAGAACCGCCTACTTCTGCAGAG ACTTGGCCAGGTACTTTCAGGGCCTGGGCCCCCCACCGAAGTTCCAGGTAACACTGAATTTCTGGGAAGAGAGCCATGGCTCCAGCCATACTCCACAGAATCTTATCACAGTGAAG ATGGAGCAGGCCTTTGCCCGATACTTGCTGGAGCAGACTCCAGAGCAGCAGGCAGCCATTCTGTCCCTGGTGTAG
- the IRF9 gene encoding interferon regulatory factor 9 isoform X3 → MIQLRPCSGFPGNMQAWAIFKGKYKEGDTGGPAVWKTRLRCALNKSSEFKEVPERGRMDVAEPYKVYQLLPPGTVSGQPGTQKSPSKRQHSSVSSERKEEEDAMQNCTLSPSVLQDSLNNEEEGASGGAVHSDIGSSSSSSPEPQEVTDTTEAPFQGDQRSLEFLLPPEPAPGRAVLSPDYSLLLTFIYNGRVVGEAQVQSLDCRLVAEPSGSESSMEQVLFPKPGPLEPTQRLLSQLERGILVASNPRGLFVQRLCPIPISWNAPQAPPGPGPHLLPSNECVELFRTAYFCRDLARYFQGLGPPPKFQVTLNFWEESHGSSHTPQNLITVKMEQAFARYLLEQTPEQQAAILSLV, encoded by the exons GCCTGGGCAATATTTAAGGGAAAGTATAAGGAGGGGGACACAGGAGGTCCGGCTGTCTGGAAGACTCGCCTGCGCTGTGCACTCAACAAGAGTTCTGAATTTAAGGAGGTTCCTGAGAGGGGCCGCATGGATGTTGCTGAGCCCTACAAGGTGTATCAGTTGCTGCCACCAGGAACCGTCTCTG GCCAGCCAGGGACTCAGAAATCACCATCAAAGCGACAGCACAGTTCTGTGTCCtctgagaggaaggaggaagaggatgccATGCAGAACTGCACACTCAGTCCCTCTGTGCTCCAGGACTCCCTCAATAAT gaggaggagggggccagTGGGGGAGCAGTCCATTCAGACATCgggagtagcagcagcagcagccctgaGCCACAGGAAG TTACAGACACAACTGAGGCCCCCTTTCAAGGGGATCAGAGGTCCCTGGAGTTTCTGCTTCCTCCAGAGCCAG CACCAGGTAGGGCTGTTCTATCCCCAGACTACTCACTGCTGCTCACCTTCATCTACAACGGGCGCGTGGTGGGCGAGGCCCAGGTGCAAAGCCTGGATTGCCGCCTTGTGGCTGAGCCCTCAGGCTCTGAGAGCAGCATGGAGCAGGTGCTGTTCCCCAAGCCTGGCCCACTGGAGCCCACGCAGCGCCTGCTGAGCCAGCTTGAGAGGGGCATCCTAGTGGCCAGCAACCCCCGAGGCCTCTTCGTGCAGCGCCTTTGCCCCATCCCCATCTCCTGGAATGCACCCCAGGCTCCACCTGGGCCAGGCCCGCATCTGCTGCCCAGCAACGAGTGCGTGGAGCTCTTCAGAACCGCCTACTTCTGCAGAG ACTTGGCCAGGTACTTTCAGGGCCTGGGCCCCCCACCGAAGTTCCAGGTAACACTGAATTTCTGGGAAGAGAGCCATGGCTCCAGCCATACTCCACAGAATCTTATCACAGTGAAG ATGGAGCAGGCCTTTGCCCGATACTTGCTGGAGCAGACTCCAGAGCAGCAGGCAGCCATTCTGTCCCTGGTGTAG